From the genome of Xiphophorus couchianus unplaced genomic scaffold, X_couchianus-1.0 Scaffold1000101, whole genome shotgun sequence, one region includes:
- the ndufa12 gene encoding NADH dehydrogenase [ubiquinone] 1 alpha subcomplex subunit 12, translated as MFPLHFRLNMAEYANLVRRALGQLGGHGGVRGFFTQFFRVNDIKTGTLIGIDKYGNKYYEDKKHYFFGRHRWVIYTTEMNGKRTFWEVDGSMVPAEWHRWLHCMTEDPPTTHPPEPKKFLAEVHQFNVSGSSQQYVPYPTTRKKIHEWVPSKAGTQ; from the exons ATGTTTCCGTTGCACTTCCGTCTAAACATGGCGGAGTATGCTAACCTGGTCCGAAGGGCTTTGGGACAGCTAGGAGGTCATGGAGGAGTTCGGGGTTTTTTCACGCAGTTTTTCAG AGTGAACGATATCAAAACAGGCACTCTTATTGGTATTGATAAATACGGAAACAAATACTATGAAGACAAGAAGCACTACTTCTTTG GGCGTCACCGTTGGGTGATCTACACCACAGAGATGAACGGAAAGAGAACATTCTGGGAGGTGGATGGCAGCATGGTGCCAGCTGAATG GCATCGCTGGCTGCACTGTATGACAGAAGACCCACCCACCACACACCCTCCAGAGCCCAAGAAGTTCCTCGCCGAGGTTCACCAGTTCAACGTGAGTGGCTCCTCGCAGCAGTACGTGCCGTACCCCACCACCCGCAAGAAGATCCACGAGTGGGTTCCGTCTAAAGCTGGAACCCAGTGA